In the genome of Megachile rotundata isolate GNS110a chromosome 16, iyMegRotu1, whole genome shotgun sequence, the window gatTACATCAAAATGTactgtatatttaataaatattgatagAATTAACGTATTAAAGTTGAATGTGTTAAAAAATGATAGTTATTATAacacatttgtaatttttgtaacaattgtaataaaaatgtaaaattaattcagTACTATCCAATATAATAcagtaaattaatatattattacaattaaagaTTTAAACTAGGTATATGATTAATTaggtatataaaataaaattccttttacataacattaaatgaaaaaatatttacattttattaataataacgttTACAATATTGACTGCTTTGAATCTATTCTCATACATAGATTACAATGATGGTAACGcacaaaaattgaattatcaaatataaaaaattattttattatttataaaaaggcAATAGAATTTTGTTGTAGTAAGGTAATAATTTAGTGTTGCTAACAAATACAAAAACTCGCAAATTTGgtgaaaaaaatgaagtatGCATATTCGCAGATAATAGACGTAAAAAGTTTTCAAGGTCGTTTCGTAAGTACTAATTATCAACACTGATTATATTCCCCGGAACTGTATAATACAAAGTATGACTTGAACCGCTCCTTAATTACAACCAGTGATGGATTTAGGAAACGAGGATTATCTTTAAttacgaaatttaaaaaatattaatttatataaaaaatccaaaataataatgattttgaaaattttttggaAGAGATTTTTCATTATGTTGAAATGGAGGGCAATCATTATTAAATCTTCGATAGATTtgtcaaaaaaatattaatttcagatTTCACTCGTTAatcattaataattgttaaaaaaattgaacaaatctttgattatattttattttcaaagtttaCATAATTTCTttactaaaatatataaatttcataatttatctgTAACAGGTGTTAATTATCAGTGATATTTTACAACGATCGAAACAATCCAAACAAAACACTTGttattaatcttaattaatGATAAGGTAACAGGATTACCGCTATCGATAATGATTGTTCGTAATTATAGATAATTTATACCGTCAACACTCACTAGTCGCAACTAAGAACATTTTTCCACCATCagtaatttgttattaataattaacaaattttagttAATTACACTAATCAAATGTACTTACACGAAGATATTACTAATTATacgcaatattaaaacaatcaCTAATTgcgaattgtattttatataccTTGTAAATTAACTATTCCTGTTTTCGTTTGCTGATTAAATTATgtgaattaattttgaagtatcataatatgtttactaataatattaataaaaaaataaaataaaaatttcttttataaataaaaacggTACGTTtcaaaagttatttaaaaatcttttaatttatttatccaCTTAACTTTCTAGATTTGATGGAGAAgaatatatggaaatttgtttgaatgaaatatattattgtcataataatatatgtatgtacttataaaatacataataatttttactatatattcataatatttacGTAAAATTAGTATCTAGATATTAATGACTATACTATACAGTTAGCTACTTTTTACGATTATACGATTCTCTCGTTTGAAATTGAGTttgattatatttgaaatttaaacatgaataaacttaacctaactgcTACACAATTTTATCGTCTAAATCCGATTATTGTTGCTTGCAACCCAGTCAAAAGGTatcgaaaatttaaataaaaatgaatacgcATGTTTGAGAGGTAAAAGTACAAATGATATCTTCATGATGTTATTAACATATCATTAAATACAGATAACATACTGACAATATATCCACAGTAGTATATACTTTTAAGTATGACACGTTATATTGCGTTAGCTGTATACATATTTACACGTGATATAGCCACGTGTATACAGCGTTACATTGCATGGCTTCGAGAGATCGCATTCGTGTTCTTTTctactttaaatattaaatgtatggTATGTTTTCAAGCcacttaaaaatcatttgacaattcaaagtaaaaataaactGAACTTAACATGACCTTCCACTTAAAAATTGGCATGAATGACACCGGTACTTCGCATTTCCATTACCGACTGCATTACCTATCTAATTTCTTTTCCCGGTAAATgagtttgataaatattttatggctTCGTACAATCGAAGGGAGAACAAATTAAGAAGGTAGACGGATCAATATGCAATGTATGCGATGCATCAATTTGAAGAAGCATTTAAATTTTACGTTAGTCGAGCGAAAGCTACGATGCTTGTTATCCTATTTCTTCAGATTACTCTTGTACTTAGTAAAAGGTATCGATAACGGTATATTTAACAGGTTATCTTTAAAGGACTTTGTATTAGTTAAAAATGTTTGGAAAGTAAATAATCAAGTTATATAATGTCTTCTATTAACTTTAATACTGATTGCTATAATTGTAGTTACTcaaaatatgatatgaaatgtCGCagcattaaaatttaattttgcggAAGTACGAACTCGCCGTAGAGCTTACGGGCACTGTTGCACATAtacgaatatttcaaatttttaaactaaaaaatttagaaatgccgAAATTTCacgtatttaaatttataaatttataaaattggatatttagagacataaaaatataaaaatttcaacatttcaagtttggaaattaaaaaattgaataatttggaatttaagaaatttaaaaatatagtaatgtcaaattgacaaatattaaatattaaaatagttgtGATCCCTATTATTTATACGAAATGTTTGTGATTTAcacttattttcaaatttgcaatttcaagatataattttattattcgattaaagaaaattaattgcaaaattatatagTGCACTTTATAGAGAACATCAATGCGTGAACAGCgtccaaaatttaaaatcggTCGTCGAACTAATCGTAGAAGAAATGATTGAACGATCGAATTGCATTGTTTTTGTTACTGATTCCGTTTACAAAACACTTGtggatattaaatatattaaggGATCATCAACTGTATCAAAATACGAGGTgagcagaaatgtagaaattttgtgtgAATTGCTTATACGTACGTATGGATTATTGTAGATTATATTGCGggataatgaacaattttttcgaCCGAGAAAACGAATTCAAAATATTCTGGTTGACAGTAAAGCGGTCGGCTGTAATGCGTATGTTATACTGATTGCTAACGGATATTTGACATCAGAATTTTTGCAATACACAGAAAGGTGAATCACAGAAGATAAATATGATTTgcaatatttgataaaaaatgtcaatttcttaatcaatttttaaacacaGTATACTAAAACAAATTTAAGGATGTTTCTTTATTccattcataatttttaatacagtcTTATATTTCACTTATCTATTTTAATATGAACTTATCTAATCACATCATTTTATTACTGCTACTTCTTATTTTTACTTTCAGAAAACGTTTAATTAACACTCATGGACTATTTTTGCTTTTACATGATTATACTCTATTGCAACCTGATTTACATTACCTTTGGAACAGGATAATTAATGTAGTTTTTATACATCAGTACAATGCATATAAGCATCGTTCCGGTGAAAAAACCTTCAAGGAAAAAATTGATTTGGATACCATCTACTTTCCTACTAATAAAAAAACATTGACTAAAACCAAATATATAGATACTTGGTATAAGGGAAAATTGCGTTATGGTAATAATCATTTCATAGAGAAAACCAACAACTTACAAAAAAAACACTTACggtttgtatataaaatttataatataactgTAATTCAGAAGGATAATGATATTTAAACATACATTAATCATATGTCTATTTGCATTTCAGAATTGCTGTGTTTGAACATATTCCAGCCGTAACAGAGAAATCAAGAGCTTATTATAACAAACAACCAAATAATAGTTTAGAAGCTTTAGGGATTGAATTTGAAGTATGTATCATGTATATAATGTATTGTATATTTACATTAATGATGATACTTTGTAGTTAATACAGATTATATCGAAAGCAATGAACTTCAATCCaaaatattatatgccataCAACATTCTTTCTGAAAAATGGGGTAACGAAGGAGACAACCAAACTTATACAGGTCTTGTAAATGAAGCTGTGCAAGGAAAGGCTGcattttatttgggtgatttacaCTATACATTGCATCACTTGAATTATTTTGATTTCACTATTCCATATAATACAGAATGCCTCACTTTTTTAACACCAGAATCTTTGACTGAAAATTCATGGAAGCTTTTAATACTTCCGTTTAAGTAAGTACAAGTGAAAGAAGGAAAGTAccatatatcaattttaaaaattctgtatATTTTGGTTCGCAGATTATATACATGGATTGCACTTCTCCTCACTTTAATTTTAGGGGGTGTTACATTTTACTTTTTATCACTGTCCTATCAGAAATATATAAGCTCATATAAAAGTCaaatgaatattgaaaatatatctATGAAAGAAGAAGTAAAAGGGTTATACTTATTCACTGAAATAGGAAATAGTATATTATATACTTATAGCATGTTATTTCAAGTTTCATTACCGAATTTGCCAAGGTCTTGGGTTGTACGAGTACTAATTGGATGGTGGTGGATTTATAGTATTCTAGTTGCGGTTGCATATAGAGCTAGTATGACTGCAGCTCTTGCAAATCCTGTTTCCAGGTAAATATGAATACTTCCATCAAATTTTACATACAGGCTggtacaattattaatttattttttttacagtTTTTTAATTGACTGATTTACTTACATTAGATTTTGaaacactattttattttactattttagagTTACCATCGATACATTAACACAATTGGCTGAAAGTTCTATAGAAGTTGGAGGATGGAATGAAGAGGGCAAAGACTTCTTTTTAATGTCATCAGATCTTAGTAGTCAAGAGATTGGTAATAAGTTTCAATTAATTAATCATGAAGAGACTGCTATTGAGAAAGTAGCAAATGGATCTTTCTGTTACTATGAAAATTCTTATTTGCTTCGATATGCTCGTGTGAA includes:
- the Ir68a gene encoding ionotropic receptor 68a isoform X2, which translates into the protein MYAMHQFEEAFKFYVSRAKATMLVILFLQITLVLSKSALYREHQCVNSVQNLKSVVELIVEEMIERSNCIVFVTDSVYKTLVDIKYIKGSSTVSKYEIILRDNEQFFRPRKRIQNILVDSKAVGCNAYVILIANGYLTSEFLQYTERKRLINTHGLFLLLHDYTLLQPDLHYLWNRIINVVFIHQYNAYKHRSGEKTFKEKIDLDTIYFPTNKKTLTKTKYIDTWYKGKLRYGNNHFIEKTNNLQKKHLRIAVFEHIPAVTEKSRAYYNKQPNNSLEALGIEFELIQIISKAMNFNPKYYMPYNILSEKWGNEGDNQTYTGLVNEAVQGKAAFYLESLTENSWKLLILPFKLYTWIALLLTLILGGVTFYFLSLSYQKYISSYKSQMNIENISMKEEVKGLYLFTEIGNSILYTYSMLFQVSLPNLPRSWVVRVLIGWWWIYSILVAVAYRASMTAALANPVSRVTIDTLTQLAESSIEVGGWNEEGKDFFLMSSDLSSQEIGNKFQLINHEETAIEKVANGSFCYYENSYLLRYARVKRQILEKEQKKNQTAKNVPLKHNLHIMEECVINVPIALGMEKNSPLKPHVDILVRRIIEVGLVQKWLSDVMEWSKIMEIRQETESEKALVNLYKLQGAFIAIVIGYLLAFIILIGEILYWKHIVIKDPKFDKYHLDIFYNNSGNMKL
- the Ir68a gene encoding ionotropic receptor 68a isoform X1, encoding MYAMHQFEEAFKFYVSRAKATMLVILFLQITLVLSKSALYREHQCVNSVQNLKSVVELIVEEMIERSNCIVFVTDSVYKTLVDIKYIKGSSTVSKYEIILRDNEQFFRPRKRIQNILVDSKAVGCNAYVILIANGYLTSEFLQYTERKRLINTHGLFLLLHDYTLLQPDLHYLWNRIINVVFIHQYNAYKHRSGEKTFKEKIDLDTIYFPTNKKTLTKTKYIDTWYKGKLRYGNNHFIEKTNNLQKKHLRIAVFEHIPAVTEKSRAYYNKQPNNSLEALGIEFELIQIISKAMNFNPKYYMPYNILSEKWGNEGDNQTYTGLVNEAVQGKAAFYLGDLHYTLHHLNYFDFTIPYNTECLTFLTPESLTENSWKLLILPFKLYTWIALLLTLILGGVTFYFLSLSYQKYISSYKSQMNIENISMKEEVKGLYLFTEIGNSILYTYSMLFQVSLPNLPRSWVVRVLIGWWWIYSILVAVAYRASMTAALANPVSRVTIDTLTQLAESSIEVGGWNEEGKDFFLMSSDLSSQEIGNKFQLINHEETAIEKVANGSFCYYENSYLLRYARVKRQILEKEQKKNQTAKNVPLKHNLHIMEECVINVPIALGMEKNSPLKPHVDILVRRIIEVGLVQKWLSDVMEWSKIMEIRQETESEKALVNLYKLQGAFIAIVIGYLLAFIILIGEILYWKHIVIKDPKFDKYHLDIFYNNSGNMKL